The genome window GGTTCCGCTCCATTGAGTGTCGGCGCCCCATGCGCTGTTCATGAAGCCCATGGCCCATCGTGGAAAGAGCGGGGTCCTCCCACTGATTTTTGCCACGGCGCCAAATACTTCCTTCGGGTTGCCAACGATCAGATAAGCGTCAGGATCATCCTTCGATACAGTGGCAAACGCTATGCTACCCTTGGTGCGCAGATCGACTGCCCGCGTGATGGATCCCATCGTATCGACGAGAACGCCATAGCCAGCCGTACTCCAGACAAGTGGCGCTCCAGCATGCCCGTGCGCGCCGGCTTCCAGCCCTTCCTGTTGGTCGCGGACAAGTCCTGCTGCAGATTCCTCGTCATATTGATCGGTGTTATAGTCCCTCAGCAGCCTGCCGCTTCCATTGATGCCGTACAACGTATCGGCTGGATTGTGCTGCACGATGACCCTCCCCCTGCGCAAATCACTGGCCCGAACCGCCATGAGTTGTTGTCCGTCGACGTTTGTAACGATGAGCCGCCGCAACGTACCGTCCCACGCCGCGGTGAAAGCTTCCGTCTTCAAGCCACTCCCTTGCCAGCCGGGTCCGGAATCAATTGAAATGCAACGTCAAACTTGAGATCGGGATCGACGACCTGGGTCGGCTGGTCCGACTCACCCTCTAGCATGTAATGAAGCCGCAAAGCATTCGGGGCGGCTGCACGGACCTCAAGAACATCTTCTCCCAGCTGGATATCGAAGCCGCCGGACCTTGGCGTGATCGTGCCACTGGCCAACGATATGACGTCGGCAACGCCTCCGCCTGAGAATCCCTTGTCTCCGGTCGGGCCCTTCTCCCCGGGTGACCCTGCAATAAAGGTTCCGCCGCCTGTGTCCTGCGAAGAATTGCTGTCATTGCAGCCTCCCAATCCAGGCAATAACATCAAACTTAAAATGGAAAATTGAACGCGGTTCAAAATAATTCCTCCCTCAAAATCGGATCAGTAAAAACAAATCGACAAAGCAGCCGGAAGGATCTGCGTGCCATCGGGCATGCGAGATCGTCGCACAGTTGGCGGGTTGCCATCACTGTACGTTCACCAATCCTGCATTATCGGGACCTGGTTCTTGCTCAAAAAAGAATTGTTCGTCAAAAAATCAAATTGTGCGAGGTTGTAGCCCGCACCATCGTTTAAACTATCGAATTTTCATACAGGTAGCCCCCTCCCAAGGTGCCGCGCAGACGAGCGCAGCAAGGAAAAAACACGAATACGAAATTCCGTCAATTATTCGATAGTCGCATAAAAAACCTTGGAAGCTGCTCTTGGAGGAATTCAAACCCCAGGTTGTGCCGAACGTTCCGTCTCCTGAACGTCCTCCAGACGAACGAAACGGAAGCCTTTCTGCTTCAGCGCCAGAATGCCCTTGACCACCCCTTCCCCTGCGACACGGGACGGCTGGTTGACATGGGCGATGATGACGTCACCGTCCTTGGCGGCTGCGATGCGCTTTTCCACCTGGCCGGCCAGCAGCGATGCCCCCATATCCGCATTGAGCGAATAGCCTGCCACGCGATATCCCATCTGGTGGATCAGCGTAATCGCATCGTCGCTATAGCGGGCCGTCGCATCGCGATACCAGGCCGGTTTTGTTACCGTCGCAGTTTGCATGGCATCGACGCCACCCTGAATCTCGGCACGGATGGCAGCCTGAGAGCCGGCGGTCTTCAAGCCGAACATTGTCGGCTGGTCGTCGATAGCCGGAACATGGTTCAGGCCATGATTTTCGAGCTCGAACAGGTCTGGATGCGCTTTCAATATGCCAAGCGCAGCGGCGTTGCGCTTCAGCCAGCGGCCCGTGACAAAGATGGTTGCCGGGATATGGTTCTCCACCAGCATGTTCACGATGCGCAGATCGGTCTGGCCGGCGCACGCATCGAGCGTCAAGGCAACCTGCGGCGCGGCTTTGCCACCCTTGTCTATATAGAGCTTGGGTTCGACAAAGTGCGGATGTTCGCTGGCCGACACACCACTGACCGATAGGATGAGAAAGAGAACTGGAAAAAGAGCGGAAGTTTTATGCACGATGCGAGCCATGTCCGAGGGAATCCGCGCAGAGATAGACGCGCGGAAACAAGCGGATTTGTGGCAGGATCGCCTTTGGGTTTACTTTGATTTGGCCGATGCCTGAGCAGCAGCCAGGCGAGCAATCGGGACCCGGAACGGCGAGCAGGAGACGTAGTCCAGCCCGGTTTCCTCGCAAAAATGGATCGAGGCCGGGTCTCCGCCGTGTTCGCCGCAGATGCCCAGCTTGATGCCGGGACGCGTTGCCCTGCCTTTTTCCACGGCGAGTCGCACCAGTTCGCCCACGCCATCCACATCGATCGACACGAACGGATCCTCCTCGATAATGCCTTTCATCTGATAGGTCATCAAAAAGGACGAAGCGTCATCACGCGAGATACCAAATGTCGTTTGGGTCAAATCGTTGGTGCCAAAGGAGAAAAATTCGGCAACTTCGGCAATCGAGTGCGCACGCACCGCAGCGCGCGGCAGTTCGATCATTGTACCGACCAGATAGTTGATCTTGATGTCCGCTTCCTTCATCACATCGGCAGCAACAGCGTCGATGCGCGCCTTGACGAAATCCAGTTCGGCACGAAGTCCGACGAGCGGCACCATGATTTCCGGTTCGACTGGTGCGCCGGTCGATTTGGCCGCTTCGACCGCCGCTTCGAAAATCGCCCGCGCCTGCATCTCGGCAATTTCCGGATAGGAAATGGCAAGCCGACAACCGCGATGACCCAGCATGGGATTGAATTCGTGCAGGCTTTCAGTTCGCTCACGCAGCTTGTCCACACTGACATTCATGGCAGCGGCAACTTCGGCGATTTCCTCTTCCGTCTTCGGCAGGAATTCATGCAAAGGCGGGTCAAGCAGGCGAATCGTGACCGGCAAACCGTTCATGATTTCGAACAATTCGACAAAATCGGACCTCTGCATCGGCAACAGCTTGTCGAGTGCAGCGCGGCGGCCATTCTCGTTGTCAGCCAAGATCATCTCGCGCATGGCGATAATGCGCTCGCCCTCGAAGAACATATGTTCTGTACGGCAAAGGCCGATACCTTCGGCACCGAATGAGCGAGCCATTCGAGCATCGGCAGGTGTCTCTGCATTGGCGCGCACCCTCATGCGCCGTGCCCCGTCGGCCCATTCCATGATCTTACCGAAATCTCCAGAAAGCTCTGGCTGCAACATGGGCACAGCGCCCTTCAATACCTGACCGATACCGCCATCGATCGTGATGATGTCGCCCTTCTTGAGCACGACGCCCATGGCGAGCAGGGTTTCGTTGCGATAGTCAACACGCAGCGCACCTGCGCCTGAAACACAGGGCTTGCCCATGCCGCGCGCCACCACGGCGGCATGACTGGTCATACCGCCCCGGGTGGTCAGGATGGCTTCAGCAGCGTGCATGCCGTGAATGTCTTCGGGGCTCGTCTCGATGCGGACGAGAATGGCCTTGCGCCCTTCCGATTTCAGCTGTTCGGCATCTTCCGAAGAGAAAACAATTTCGCCGGTAGCGGCGCCCGGCGATGCCGGAAGGCCGCTGCCGATGACATCACGCTTCGCCTTTGGGTCAATGGTCGGGTGGAGTAGCTGGTCCAGCGAAGCGGGGTCGATGCGCAAGACGGCTTCCTCGCGTGAAATCAGGCCTTCCTCGGCCATTTCCACGGCAATCTTCAACGCAGCTTTCGCTGTCCGCTTGCCAGAGCGTGTCTGCAACATCCAGAGCTTGCCGTTCTCGATGGTGAACTCGAGGTCCTGCATGTCGGTATAATGTTGCTCAAGCCGTTCTGACACGGCGCAGAACTCGGCAAACGCATCCGGCATGACCTTCTCGAGCGATGGCTTGTCCGATCCTGCTGCTATGCGCGCTTCTTCCGTAATATTTTGCGGCGTGCGAATGCCAGCCACCACGTCCTCGCCCTGAGCGTTGACCAGAAACTCGCCATAGAGCTTCTTCTCGCCCGTGGAAGGGTTGCGGGTGAAGGCGACGCCGGTCGCCGACCGATCCCCCATATTGCCAAAGACCATCGCCTGGATATTGACGGCAGTCCCCCAGCTTTCGGGAATATTGTGCAGGCGGCGATAGGTGATCGCGCGCGTATTCATCCAGCTGGAGAACACTGCGCCAATGGCGCCCCACAGCTGCTTTTCCGGATCCTGCGGGAAGGACTCTTCGAGTTCTTCCTCGATCTTCGCCTTGTAAAGGGAAATGACGTTCTTCCAGTCTTCGGCCGTGAGGGCCGTATCGACTTCATGGCCGAGATTGGCCTTGGTATCCTCGAGGATCTCCTCGAATACCGAATGGTCCAGGCCCATCACGACGTCGGAATACATCTGGATAAAGCGACGGTAACTGTCATAGGCAAAGCGAGCATCGCCGGTTTCGCGTGCAATCGCTTCCACTGTCTCATCATTAAGACCAAGATTGAGAACTGTATCCATCATGCCAGGCATGGACGCACGAGAACCCGAGCGCACGGAGACGAGCAGAGGCCTTTCCCTGTCGCCGAAGGTGCGGCCCGTGATCCTGGCTATATGTACCAGGGCCTTTGTTACGTCCGTTTCAAGCGTCTCGGGGTATTGGCGGCCGTCGTCGTAGAACCGGTTGCAAACTTCGGACGTGATGGTGAACCCTGGTGGAACAGGCAGCCCGAGGGCGCACATTTCGGCAAGATTTGCGCCTTTTCCACCCAAAAGATTGCGATCACCAGCAGAACCTTCTGCCTTGCCATCGCCGAACGTGTAGACCCATTTCACCATCGCAGCCTCCCATGCCGCCAGAGCACAAGAGAGGTCTACGCGATCAATCCGTCAAGCACCATCAAAAAATGCTGCATTGCACCATTCAAATCGATTAGCAGAGTAAATCCGCGTTAAGCTTTGAAATCCTTCGTCATTTGAAAGGCCCAGGACATCGCATCAGCTCGCTTCGCGCAGCTGCTCGGCGGTCTGAAGATCGACGGAAACCAGCTGGCTGACGCCCTGCTCGGCCATGGTTACGCCGAAGAGGCGGTTCATACGCGCCATGGTGATCGGATTGTGGGTGATCACCACAAATCGCGTATCGGTTGATGAGGCCATTTCGTCCATGAGATTGCAGAAACGCTCGACATTATGGTCATCAAGCGGTGCATCCACCTCATCGAGCACACAGATCGGCGCAGGATTGGTCAGGAACACCGCAAATATCAAAGCCATTGCCGTCAAGGCCTGCTCGCCGCCGGACAAAAGCGTCATTGTCTGCGGTTTCTTGCCGGGCGGGCGAGCCAGAATTTCAAGGCCGGCTTCCAGCGGATCGTCCGATTCGATCAGCTGCAGTTCTGCAGTACCGCCGCCAAAAAGGTGAGTGAACAGGCGCTGGAACTGGACATTGACCACTTCGAATGCGGCCAGCAGACGTTCGCGGCCCTCACGGTTCAGACTCTGGATTGCCTGACGCAGTTTCTTGACAGCCTCGATAATGTCTTCACGCTCGCTGACAATGGCTTCAAGCCGCGCTGACAATTCTTCCTGCTCTTCTTCAGCCCGCAGGTTCACGGCGCCGAGACGCTCACGCTCGATCCGGAGACGCTCAAGGTTGCGTTCGGTGGCATCGACATCGGGCACAGGATCATCGGCGCCAAGCCCGGTCAGTTTCATCGCCTCATGCGGCGCACAGTTCAATGCTTCGACAATACGGGTTTCAGCGTCCTTGCGCCGCTCCTGCGCCGCAGCCAGGCGTTCTTCGGCGCGTGCCCTGCCCTCGCGCGCTGTCGCGAGAGCCTGAATGGCGTCAGTGGCGGCTTTGTCCAGTTCCTGTTGCCGGGCTTCGGCGACGGCAAGCCTGTCGGCGGCGTCCTTGCGCAAAGTCTCCGCCTCCGACAATTGCGAAAGCAGCGTGCGGTTACGCTCGGCGAGTTCGTCTGGCGCATCCGCAAGGTTTTCCGCCTCGCGCTCGGCCTCCAGGCGACGTTCGGCAAGCGATTTGATCTGCCGGTCGGCATTGTCGGCGCGGTCGATCCAGCTTCTGCGCTCGTAGCCGATCGATTCGAGCCGGCGCATGCGATTATCGGCGTCGCGGCGCAGTCCGTCATGGATCGCCCGCGCTTCTGCCAGTGCTGCGCGATCCAGCGTGACTTCGCTCGTCAGGTTTGCAAGCCTGATATTGACTTCCTGCAGATCAACAGCGTTTGAAAGCCGTGTTTCTGCTTCAACGAACTGTTCCTGCGTTTCCTCGAGGCTTTCGGCGAGCCGGGCCTTGCCCTCGTCGAGAGCAGCACGGCGGCTGGATAGTTGCCCGGATGCTCGTTCCGCAGCAGCCAGCGCCTCGCGAGCATCGCTGACGGCCCGCTGCATGCCGCGCCAGTGATCCCGCGCGGTCCGCTCCGTTTCGACGGCCTGACGCACTTCCGTTTCCGCTGCGGCAATCCCGGCCTCCGCCTCGCGCAAGCGTTTTGTTGCCTCGACCACTTCGAGATCAAGTTCCGCCAGGCGGTTTTTCTGGGCAAGGCGCTGCGCGGCGGGAGTAGGCGCATCGGCGCTCGCGGTATAACCATCCCAGCGCCAGAGCGCGCCTGAACGGCTCACAAGGCGCTGGCCTGGCTTCAACGCAGATTGCAGGCGCGATCCATCCGCTTCATCGACAATGCCGATCTGGGCAAGGCGGCGCGCCAGTTGACGCGGGGCGCGGACAACCTCGGCCAGGGATTGAAGACCTGCGGGCAATGCGGGATCTTGACTTGAGTCATCGACTTCACCCCAGAAAACCGGAGCGCTTCTGTCGATCGGCGCATCGAGATCCTCACCCAGGGCTGCTCCAAGGGCGATTTCATAACCCTTCTCGACCTTGACGGATTCCACCACTGCCGGGAAAAGGTCTGAGCCGCCCACATTGATCATCTTGGCGAGCGTACGCGCTTCCGTCTCGGCTCGACCGAGATTGCTGCGTGCATCCTGCACAGGCTGCCGAAGTTCCGTCTCCCGCCGGCGGGCTGTCTCAACGGCCACCTCAGCCGCAAGGGCAGATTCTTCGGCATGTTCGAGAGCAGCTTCCGCTGCTTCCACAAGCCCCTGCTTTTCCACGGGATCTGCCAAAGAGGCGATCTGCGCCGCGACAGCCGACAGATCACGCTCGACATCGCTCATCTGACGGACGAGCCGATCACGCCGCTCAGCGCTTTCGCGCAAATTCCGTTCAATCTGCGCCCGTTCGGCCGAGCCTTCCGCACGCTCGGCGGTAACCTTGGCAAGCGCGGCTTCGCTTTCCTTCAGCTTGGCGTCAGCACGTTCAAATTCAGCGCGGGTCTCGATCTCGCGCTCGCCAGCATTGGCGTTTTCTTCGTTAAGCGACCGCTCCTCAGCGCCGAGACGCGCAAGCACATCGGCATTGTCGCGTACCATCTGTTCTTCGCGCGCAATATCGGCCGTAAACTGTATCAGGCGCTTTTCCAGCTCGGTTTGCCTAGCACGTATGCGTTCCGCTTCCTCATTGAGCTGCGAACGGGCGATAGTCAGGCGCTGCAAAACGGCGGCGGCCCTGGCTTCCGCGTCACGCAAATCCGGCAGCTTGTGTGCGCCGATAGCCTGCTCCTTGGCAGCATTCATCTGGAATTGGGCCTGATCGCCGACGCCGGAAGTCGCGACCGACAGTGCCGACTGCGCTTCGCCTTCATGCGCCTTGGCGACCGACCATTTCAAATGCAGCAGAATCGCCTCAGACCGGCGGATATCGGCGGACAGGCTCTTGAAACGGTTTGCCTGACGCGACTGGCGCTTCAGGCTCTCGATCTGCGTTTCAAGCTCGCCAACGACATCCTCAAGACGTTCAAGATTTTGTTCAGCAGCCCGCAGTCGCAGTTCAGCTTCGTGGCGGCGGGTGTGCAGCCCGGAAATTCCTGCGGCCTCTTCCAGCAATGCGCGGCGCGCTTGCGGTTTGGCCTGGATCAATTCGCCGATGCGCCCTTGTCCAACCATCGACGGCGAACGCGCACCAGTCGACTGATCGGCGAAAAGCAGTTGCACGTCCTTGGCGCGGGCATCCTTGCCGTTGATGCGGTAGACTGAGCCTGCCTCGCGTTCGATACGGCGCGAAACCTGAAGTTCGTCCGCATTGTTGAAGGCGGAAGGAGCGCTGCGGTCCTGGTTGTCGAGGAAAAGCGTTACTTCTGCCGTATTGCGCGATGGGCGCGTGCCGGAGCCCGAGAAGATCACGTCGTCCATGCCGGACGCGCGCATATTCTTGTAGGAGTTCTCGCCCATGACCCAGCGCAACGCCTCGACAAGATTGGACTTGCCGCAGCCGTTGGGGCCTACGACACCGGTCAGACCGCTTTCGATGACAAATTCAGCCGGTTCTACGAAGGATTTGAAGCCGAGAAGGCGGAGTTTGGTGAAGCGCATCAGGTGCCCTTTCGCCCAAACATCGCAGAAGCAAATAGTCCGATGACGGGCGCAGCGAGGCGCCCGCCGAAACTTGAGCAGCAGGTACTAGAGCAGACCGT of Phyllobacterium zundukense contains these proteins:
- a CDS encoding polysaccharide deacetylase family protein; the protein is MARIVHKTSALFPVLFLILSVSGVSASEHPHFVEPKLYIDKGGKAAPQVALTLDACAGQTDLRIVNMLVENHIPATIFVTGRWLKRNAAALGILKAHPDLFELENHGLNHVPAIDDQPTMFGLKTAGSQAAIRAEIQGGVDAMQTATVTKPAWYRDATARYSDDAITLIHQMGYRVAGYSLNADMGASLLAGQVEKRIAAAKDGDVIIAHVNQPSRVAGEGVVKGILALKQKGFRFVRLEDVQETERSAQPGV
- the ppdK gene encoding pyruvate, phosphate dikinase; protein product: MVKWVYTFGDGKAEGSAGDRNLLGGKGANLAEMCALGLPVPPGFTITSEVCNRFYDDGRQYPETLETDVTKALVHIARITGRTFGDRERPLLVSVRSGSRASMPGMMDTVLNLGLNDETVEAIARETGDARFAYDSYRRFIQMYSDVVMGLDHSVFEEILEDTKANLGHEVDTALTAEDWKNVISLYKAKIEEELEESFPQDPEKQLWGAIGAVFSSWMNTRAITYRRLHNIPESWGTAVNIQAMVFGNMGDRSATGVAFTRNPSTGEKKLYGEFLVNAQGEDVVAGIRTPQNITEEARIAAGSDKPSLEKVMPDAFAEFCAVSERLEQHYTDMQDLEFTIENGKLWMLQTRSGKRTAKAALKIAVEMAEEGLISREEAVLRIDPASLDQLLHPTIDPKAKRDVIGSGLPASPGAATGEIVFSSEDAEQLKSEGRKAILVRIETSPEDIHGMHAAEAILTTRGGMTSHAAVVARGMGKPCVSGAGALRVDYRNETLLAMGVVLKKGDIITIDGGIGQVLKGAVPMLQPELSGDFGKIMEWADGARRMRVRANAETPADARMARSFGAEGIGLCRTEHMFFEGERIIAMREMILADNENGRRAALDKLLPMQRSDFVELFEIMNGLPVTIRLLDPPLHEFLPKTEEEIAEVAAAMNVSVDKLRERTESLHEFNPMLGHRGCRLAISYPEIAEMQARAIFEAAVEAAKSTGAPVEPEIMVPLVGLRAELDFVKARIDAVAADVMKEADIKINYLVGTMIELPRAAVRAHSIAEVAEFFSFGTNDLTQTTFGISRDDASSFLMTYQMKGIIEEDPFVSIDVDGVGELVRLAVEKGRATRPGIKLGICGEHGGDPASIHFCEETGLDYVSCSPFRVPIARLAAAQASAKSK
- the smc gene encoding chromosome segregation protein SMC: MRFTKLRLLGFKSFVEPAEFVIESGLTGVVGPNGCGKSNLVEALRWVMGENSYKNMRASGMDDVIFSGSGTRPSRNTAEVTLFLDNQDRSAPSAFNNADELQVSRRIEREAGSVYRINGKDARAKDVQLLFADQSTGARSPSMVGQGRIGELIQAKPQARRALLEEAAGISGLHTRRHEAELRLRAAEQNLERLEDVVGELETQIESLKRQSRQANRFKSLSADIRRSEAILLHLKWSVAKAHEGEAQSALSVATSGVGDQAQFQMNAAKEQAIGAHKLPDLRDAEARAAAVLQRLTIARSQLNEEAERIRARQTELEKRLIQFTADIAREEQMVRDNADVLARLGAEERSLNEENANAGEREIETRAEFERADAKLKESEAALAKVTAERAEGSAERAQIERNLRESAERRDRLVRQMSDVERDLSAVAAQIASLADPVEKQGLVEAAEAALEHAEESALAAEVAVETARRRETELRQPVQDARSNLGRAETEARTLAKMINVGGSDLFPAVVESVKVEKGYEIALGAALGEDLDAPIDRSAPVFWGEVDDSSQDPALPAGLQSLAEVVRAPRQLARRLAQIGIVDEADGSRLQSALKPGQRLVSRSGALWRWDGYTASADAPTPAAQRLAQKNRLAELDLEVVEATKRLREAEAGIAAAETEVRQAVETERTARDHWRGMQRAVSDAREALAAAERASGQLSSRRAALDEGKARLAESLEETQEQFVEAETRLSNAVDLQEVNIRLANLTSEVTLDRAALAEARAIHDGLRRDADNRMRRLESIGYERRSWIDRADNADRQIKSLAERRLEAEREAENLADAPDELAERNRTLLSQLSEAETLRKDAADRLAVAEARQQELDKAATDAIQALATAREGRARAEERLAAAQERRKDAETRIVEALNCAPHEAMKLTGLGADDPVPDVDATERNLERLRIERERLGAVNLRAEEEQEELSARLEAIVSEREDIIEAVKKLRQAIQSLNREGRERLLAAFEVVNVQFQRLFTHLFGGGTAELQLIESDDPLEAGLEILARPPGKKPQTMTLLSGGEQALTAMALIFAVFLTNPAPICVLDEVDAPLDDHNVERFCNLMDEMASSTDTRFVVITHNPITMARMNRLFGVTMAEQGVSQLVSVDLQTAEQLREAS